The genome window CCAACCCTAGCTATTAAACTCAAGTTAGAGAAGCCATGATTAAAAGCAGAACTTTGTCGCTTTCACTTAATTAAGTGTAATTGGGAAACTTACCACAAGGTTCAGGAGAATGAATTTTTCAGCCAGTTTCTGTATGTCTTTGTGTTCAGCAAAGACCTTCTTGAGGgctaaagtagaaaaaaatgggaaagaaaatgaaaaagatgaCCTTGAAATATATTGTCCtccaaaaagaaattcaaacaaactgatgaaacaaaatgagaatttCCAGTTTACAACTGCagcaaacaaatattttcagttcatTCCATTGGAACATGATCCATTAATTCTTATTCTGCCTTAAAGAGTAATTACAATAGTGCAAAATGTCCCACCTTCCTTTGGAGAATACAGCTGGCTCTCAAATTCTCTGCTTAAGTTTGAATTTGAGCATTTGACTCTTTAAACCTCCTGTTTTACTATTGTGATTTCTGACTACAGATCTTAAGGTACTTGATAATACAGCATGTAGGGCTTCAGACTAAAATCTTTGGAAGGATGCAAATGCTTGTACAAAGACCCTTGTGCAGTTACTGGAGCTATGGATGGAAGCAAAGATCTTGCCATGTGGATTGACTTGCAGGAAGAAAGGCCCTCAGATAAATTCAAAGTCACTGGGAAAAGAGCAGTCCCAGTTACCAGAAATCCTGGAAGAGCTCAGTTTCAGCCTGGATTGATTTAGTCCCTGGCTGGATTCAGTCTCAGTCGCTGATGATATGGTCTGAATATGGCCTTTCTGACAAATTGTTATTTCTTGCCACTGGTCTTGCTATTGATTTTGGCTGATTGTGCTGTGAACCAAATTCAGATTTGTCAGGGGTCAAACCCTACTGACCTGTACTCATTTCCATATCCACTTGGTATCATGCAATACTGAattaccatttttattttatttctacacATTGGAAAACACTTTCGTGGTACAGCAACTTGAAGAACTCTCCCCATGCTTGTGCAAGCTAGTACTTCACTAAGGTTTAAGCAGAATggaggctgatttttttttaagcagagctttttcagaaaattagaacttttttattttttttcccccttctgaGTGGAAAAAGATTACCTTGGCTGTGTGGGCAGTCTTCCAAGTGGTGGATGATCATCAGGGGTTTCTGGCTGGAAAAGAGGAGCCCTCGTTAGGAGCAGGGGAGGCAtggggggctcagggtgagCACGGCGGGGTGGGTACCTGTGCTTGGAGCGGAAAAGCGCCTCCTCATAGGTCTGCGTCCAGATGAGCTGatctccccagcctgcaggagggacaggggacagacacacagacacaccctCAGACAGTGCCTTACATGGGGCTGGGGACCCCGGGTGCGGGTCCTGCCCCTCCTGATGTGAAGCCCTCAGAACGAACATCCTGCCAGAGGGCTTCACATCAGGAGTGAAGGAGGCTTGAAACAAACCCCTGCCAGAGGGCTTTAAATCAGGAGTGAAGGAGGAGAGGGTGCTAGGAAATACTAGAAAAGGTTTTGCAGAACGAGttgcaagaaaattaattttttagaaCAGCATAGTAGCTGAAATGTTCACAAGATTGCACTTGTTTAAAAATTTGGTGGGGATTTTTGTTCAGTTGTGTGTTTTTTACCTCTGGAGAGTGTCTGAGGCAGTTTTGGCTTAGCCGTAGTGTCCTTTGAATCCTTCTTGCCCGTATCCTTTGCCAGAGCACAGGAGATGACGATGAGCAGCAAGAGCACGGACACGTAACTCCTCTCCATGGCTGCTCCTGGAACAGGAGAGAGAAGCTCCGGTCACCGCGGTGCCacaggtggggacaggcaggggggCTAGAGCTGCTAAAGGCTCAGGTCACAAATATGAACGGggtgaggctgggctggaaggagcagctccaggcaggggcCTCAGGGCACGGGGTGAGGTTTGCTCAGCAAAGGGTTGGGCCATGGCCCTTTAAGGACGTGCGTGTTTGTGTTTGttaatttctctctcttcttgtTACACATATTGAATATGCTCAGTAGAATAATAGTTACAGCAATTTCAAAAGTCCTAATAAGTTCACGGTTCTACCTTGATCTCCCAGTGCTAGAGTAacccagctgcaggtgctgaaAAGTTAATTTGTCTCAGCTCTTGCCCATTTTGCTCTGGGAGCCACTCAAATGAGAAGTCAGAATGTTTAAGCTAGGCTTTACAGTGAACATTAGCATAGACACAGCTTAATGGTGTTGTGGAAGCTTCCAATCctggttttttcccttaaaaatatCACTTAATCCTTAAACCCAGTAGAACATATAAGAAAAGGAGTTGGGAGGAGTTGATGTGCTGCCCAGTGCGAACTGAAATGGAGCTTGGGGGTagaagcagcacaaagcagagggCTTTTCCTG of Molothrus ater isolate BHLD 08-10-18 breed brown headed cowbird chromosome 1, BPBGC_Mater_1.1, whole genome shotgun sequence contains these proteins:
- the AGR2 gene encoding anterior gradient protein 2 homolog, whose product is MERSYVSVLLLLIVISCALAKDTGKKDSKDTTAKPKLPQTLSRGWGDQLIWTQTYEEALFRSKHSQKPLMIIHHLEDCPHSQALKKVFAEHKDIQKLAEKFILLNLVYETTDKNLAPDGQYVPRVLFIDPSLTVRADITGRYSNRLYAYEPSDISLLYSNMQKALKLLKTEL